Part of the Epinephelus fuscoguttatus linkage group LG24, E.fuscoguttatus.final_Chr_v1 genome, ATATACTTTAGTTATGTCAGTTTCTTATTCTTCTGTATAGTTTAAAGGGAgctcagaaaaacaacaaatgttaaaatagtAGGTATAATAAGTTAAGGCTTCAGCTGACACCTTTTTGGTCCTGTTTTGTTACTATAATGCCAAAAAATGCATTAACTTAATGTTTGTGTCTATCAACCAggatatttgtgttttataagttggaaaatgactgaaaaaaatgcagcttgatattgcacttggccataatgtgattttgttaatatttctattAATTGTGCAGCTCCAGACTGCACCAAATAAACCTGGCACTAAAATAAACCTcagaaaaaaattcaaaagcCCTGCTTTCTTAATAAACTTGTGggtatttatatttttccatTGCAAATACAATTTAATAAGCATTTATCTCATTCATTGTGATTTACAACACCTGAGGAACCCAGCTTTACAGGTAAGCCTATGGATTACTAATAATGTTGTTACTGTAGTGCCAGTTTTTGCATGGGAGTAATTTAAATGTCAAACAGGATCAGAGCATGACAGAGTGAAAATTGcaggcttttattttcactttttcatttGACAGCATGTTTAATGCAACAAGAATTAAATCATGCCAGAATTAATAAGGCACACTGATGTTTAGCTTCAAAGAAAAGCAGGCCATTAAATCTTTgatagaaaatagaaaatatcatcatttatcatttatacAGTGCTTATGTTACAACGTGcttttaaacactttaaaagTTGTGCAGCTTTGGTGAAAATGGAACTACACATGAGAGAGTAAcataggaaaaaagaaaatagtgatagttttttttataaacaataaaTCATACAGACTGTAAATCCTCTAGAAGACATGATGCTGGATGTAAACCCAACTAAGGTCATGAGGAAGTTCAGAAACTAAAGTCATTATTCTGCTTAATGGCATTGTATACACTTATCACATACTGAATCACAATTAGCATTATTTGTGAAGCTCTGATAATATATTCATGTGGTTTTCTTTGTGCATCTTGTCATTGGGCAGTAAACCTATACAGTATTACCACTGTGCGACATCCAGTGAGTAATTGTGCATTTCCACGTGCATAAGTGAGTCACATATAAACAGTATTAAAGCTTCATCACACATACATTATGTATTCATTGTTTGTGACTGTCAGGCAGcatatttttacactgccaattACACAGATGATAAACTGAGATCTTGCCAAAGCTCCTATATGATGAAAATATGCTTTGTATTATTGACCATTATTTTAtgtttcaatatttttatattaaatgtttttctgcagCATGTGTGACGAAACGAGAAACTCTGCAGCTGAGGCCACTGGTATACTGAATACACGGTGAGTCTGGCCAgacagcatacacacacacacacacacacacacacacacacacacactcacatatacaCAGGTGTTACAGACAGCATGTTTCATTCGTGCTGAAAAGGGACCAAGCACTGGTGATTTAATCTACAGGATCTTGATCTCCCGGGAGTGAGGCTGCAGTATTTTCAGTGTGAAGATGAGTTTGATAGCTTTTCTAAACCAGGGGTAGAACAGAGCATAAATCAGAGGGTTTGCACAGGAGTTCAACAACATGATCCAAGACAACACTGCAAAGTATGACAAGCTCGTGGAGGTGTCCCCACCTGCTAGAGCGGGATAGTAATACGGGCAGAAGCACAATAGAAACACAGCTATCACAATGCCAAGAGTCCTGGCTGCCTTCCTCTCTGATTTTTTAGCGGTTGGAGCTGCAGTGCCAGCGGTAGCAGCAGTCTGCAGCCGAATGACACGCATCTGAGAGATGGCAACCACAAACACCCTCATATAGAGAACAACCATGACAGTACAGGGCCCgacaaatgtaaaaaagagATCAACAGTTCCTGAGGTGTGGCTGATGACCACCACACACTCCCCGTGGCAGGAGCTGAACCTGTCTGGCTGCCCTAAGTGTCCTATTAGGATACACCCGTTGTAGAGAAGAGAGCAGGCCCAGCATAAACAGATTGATATTTGAACTCTGTGCAGGGTGATCTTAGAGGAATAGAGCAGTGGGTCACAGATAGCCAGATAACGATCTATGGATATGAGCACCATGCTGCCCACAGAGGCAGAGAGCATGCAGTAAGAAACATAAGGAGTCAGAGCACACAGCAGCCTCCCCAGCAGCCAGCACGTCTCCATGTAGCGCAGGCCCTCGATGGGCATCACCAGCAGCCCCACCACCAGGTCGGACACAGCCAGAGACAGGAGCAGGGTGTTGGTCGCGGTGTGGAGCTGCCGGAAGTGGGAGATGGAGATGATGACGAGCAGGTTGAGAGTCACAGTGAGCAGAGAGACAAAGGCCAGCAGGGTGTAGAGCAGAGCAGTGTCAGAGCGAGGGCGCAGCAGACGCCTGCAGGAGGAGTTGAGGTTGGGGAAGCAGAGCAGAGGGCCCTCTGTGCTGTCCATCAGGGAGGAGGGAACAGATTGAACTCCCcatcagacagttgttttatccTTATCAAACCCGCCCTCCCAGCTGTTCCAAACACCTGATGAATGATGCAACCTCTCGCCCTTTTCATCACTGTCGTCACTTCTCCCTCTTCCCCcctgcaatttgttttttattcattatttacttttgatattttagatttgatttatttatttgcacaatTAAACAATGCAgcagaaatacaacaaaagatGAGGTGAGTTTTGCAGCTGCGATTTAAGAAA contains:
- the LOC125885234 gene encoding trace amine-associated receptor 13c-like, coding for MDSTEGPLLCFPNLNSSCRRLLRPRSDTALLYTLLAFVSLLTVTLNLLVIISISHFRQLHTATNTLLLSLAVSDLVVGLLVMPIEGLRYMETCWLLGRLLCALTPYVSYCMLSASVGSMVLISIDRYLAICDPLLYSSKITLHRVQISICLCWACSLLYNGCILIGHLGQPDRFSSCHGECVVVISHTSGTVDLFFTFVGPCTVMVVLYMRVFVVAISQMRVIRLQTAATAGTAAPTAKKSERKAARTLGIVIAVFLLCFCPYYYPALAGGDTSTSLSYFAVLSWIMLLNSCANPLIYALFYPWFRKAIKLIFTLKILQPHSREIKIL